Proteins from a genomic interval of Rhodothermales bacterium:
- a CDS encoding carboxypeptidase regulatory-like domain-containing protein: MADLSTAREVRQGFDLAAALEEWRASFATNLAFGADDIAELECHLVEAVAQAEEEGRDPERAFRRAASGLGSSDHLTEDYLTAASPGRKLLYHTQETAMKYVLPASIVFAALLVAFAPGDAPAGPNYQLAVGGNGETYRLDTRSGELCRIALYPGSPMTVEGCLASPEDLVDPTLAQVSGQVYRDGGEVPAANVRVTVGGEGAVTDRRGRYHIALDRSGPQEISAVLRGMEVASTVDLEAGRHTVHDLVLPPPSDARYVVQGQIVHPGVGPVAEVRVYSNEAESYTDANGLYTLVLDTGGWTTVHAAGEGLTSAYSRVRVGSASATPLNFLVELNPVNGRGKLVVRD, encoded by the coding sequence ATGGCTGATCTGTCCACTGCCCGAGAGGTCAGGCAGGGCTTTGACCTGGCTGCCGCGCTCGAAGAATGGCGTGCCTCCTTTGCAACCAACCTTGCCTTCGGCGCGGACGACATCGCCGAACTGGAGTGCCACCTCGTGGAGGCCGTGGCTCAGGCCGAGGAGGAAGGACGAGACCCGGAGCGCGCGTTCCGTCGTGCAGCCTCGGGTCTCGGCTCCTCCGACCATCTCACTGAAGACTATCTGACCGCGGCGTCGCCCGGTCGCAAGCTCCTGTATCACACCCAGGAAACCGCCATGAAGTACGTACTGCCCGCATCGATCGTATTTGCCGCCCTGCTGGTGGCGTTTGCCCCGGGAGACGCTCCGGCCGGGCCCAACTATCAGCTGGCAGTGGGAGGGAATGGAGAGACCTACCGGTTGGATACGCGCTCGGGCGAACTGTGCCGCATCGCGCTGTATCCGGGTTCGCCCATGACGGTGGAGGGTTGCCTGGCCTCTCCGGAGGACCTGGTGGACCCGACGCTGGCCCAGGTGTCGGGTCAGGTGTATCGCGACGGGGGCGAGGTTCCGGCAGCCAACGTCAGGGTCACGGTCGGTGGGGAGGGCGCGGTCACGGATCGACGCGGGCGCTACCATATCGCCTTGGATCGGAGTGGACCGCAGGAGATCTCAGCCGTGCTGCGCGGAATGGAAGTGGCCTCCACGGTGGACCTGGAGGCGGGTCGTCACACCGTTCACGACCTGGTGCTTCCGCCGCCTTCGGACGCTCGGTACGTGGTCCAGGGACAGATCGTTCATCCAGGGGTCGGACCGGTCGCTGAGGTGAGGGTCTACTCCAATGAGGCAGAGTCTTACACGGACGCCAACGGATTGTATACGCTCGTTCTGGACACGGGTGGCTGGACCACAGTCCATGCGGCCGGAGAGGGGCTGACCAGCGCCTACTCTCGGGTCCGAGTGGGCAGCGCCTCTGCGACCCCTCTCAATTTCCTGGTTGAGTTAAACCCGGTGAACGGACGCGGCAAATTGGTCGTGAGGGACTAA
- a CDS encoding response regulator, which yields MAGILSRWMALNRAESDLEFRDLNRDLNIRGLRTTALLGILLVVTYVGVLYASGRPFSWWSHEGSVALWDKLLVFLLAGAALVFSTTPAGGSGARVVVAVLCIGAGLTSILDDISRPNTDFSTPWIAIALFVAVGTVSFRPAQAAVLSVSAVLLYVVPVSWAGIAADSGQMIFIMTMASAAFASSTLLYSARLRLFETAAESRRIARERDRAAAALDELEQRKSRFFFGLAHDIRTPLSLMLGPVRDVLSGAAGTVDQQAAHHLAIARDAGVRLNGLVADMLDLSRVEVGELGLELDSYDLRALTESVVLEYQPAAERKELRLEFEAPGEPVATEIDPARIRQVVGNLISNAVKFVPRGGLVRVRAAGDEHWGRVTVADNGPGIPADQQARVFDRYHRVAGSESGGTGIGLSLVAEFVALHGGQVELTSEPGFGCRFDVRLPLSDEPMRPLPSFDNPLSTQISDRTDSSNQAGSTGPHVLIVDDNEHILDYLTTVLSPTCRPIKARDGAEAWKALDEHEFDLVITDVMMPEIDGIELCRRVRNSGRLAGLPVVLLTALDDEESRLAGLAAGADDFLTKPFSSRELLYRVENLIHIRNRIAQKTAVRLGTSELQLEDRHAAFVEQLTSIAEEHLGNAAFGVEWLADEMSLSPRQLQRRVKGALGLTTSAFLRMLRLQTAATLLERQSSVASAASRVGFRDADHFAKLFRQMYGVPPSAYANATACPDATIVFVDVRGFTTFAEERTPDEVADFLQGLFELLTPPVREQGGIVHQLLGDGLMAVFGAPETLPNSGISAIHAVDQMFAAVRRGVLEGHLPETRLGAGVHGGPVRAGLLGPHGRQTFAFTGDAVNVAARIEGLNRQLGTDVLLSETVASRLPANLSARLTDRGVFPIRGRRTTHRLFSLDSAGSNP from the coding sequence ATGGCCGGCATTCTCTCGCGTTGGATGGCCCTGAACCGGGCTGAGTCGGATCTCGAATTCCGGGATCTCAATCGGGATTTGAACATCCGGGGCCTGCGCACAACGGCCCTGCTCGGCATACTCCTGGTAGTGACGTACGTGGGCGTGCTCTATGCTAGTGGCCGCCCTTTCTCGTGGTGGAGCCATGAGGGCAGTGTCGCGCTCTGGGACAAGCTGCTCGTATTTCTCCTGGCCGGCGCGGCCCTGGTCTTCTCCACCACGCCAGCGGGCGGAAGCGGGGCACGGGTCGTGGTCGCGGTTCTCTGCATTGGCGCCGGATTGACCTCCATCCTGGACGACATCTCCAGGCCAAACACCGATTTCAGTACGCCCTGGATCGCCATCGCCTTGTTTGTGGCTGTGGGTACCGTCTCCTTTCGCCCCGCCCAGGCGGCCGTGCTCTCAGTGAGCGCCGTGTTGCTGTATGTCGTGCCCGTTTCGTGGGCAGGAATAGCTGCGGATTCCGGCCAGATGATCTTCATCATGACGATGGCCTCCGCGGCTTTCGCGTCATCGACGCTGCTGTATTCAGCGCGCCTCAGGCTGTTCGAAACGGCTGCTGAATCTCGGCGCATCGCCCGGGAGCGTGATCGGGCAGCGGCCGCGCTGGACGAGCTTGAACAGCGCAAGTCGCGCTTCTTCTTCGGATTGGCCCATGACATCCGCACACCGCTTTCCCTGATGCTGGGGCCGGTGAGGGATGTCCTCTCCGGTGCTGCCGGTACTGTGGATCAGCAGGCGGCCCATCACCTCGCCATTGCGCGTGACGCAGGGGTACGCCTGAACGGTCTCGTGGCTGACATGTTGGATCTCTCCAGGGTCGAGGTCGGTGAGCTCGGACTGGAGCTGGACTCGTACGACCTGCGCGCTCTTACTGAGTCCGTCGTCCTGGAGTACCAACCGGCCGCGGAGCGCAAGGAACTCAGGCTCGAGTTTGAGGCACCGGGGGAGCCTGTGGCCACAGAGATCGACCCGGCGCGGATCCGGCAGGTCGTCGGCAACCTCATCTCCAATGCGGTCAAGTTCGTCCCCCGGGGTGGGCTCGTCCGCGTCAGGGCCGCCGGGGACGAGCATTGGGGGCGAGTCACGGTCGCCGATAACGGCCCCGGCATTCCGGCGGATCAGCAGGCTCGGGTGTTCGACCGCTACCATCGCGTGGCGGGATCCGAGAGCGGCGGCACCGGGATCGGGCTCTCTCTCGTCGCCGAATTCGTTGCACTGCACGGCGGCCAGGTTGAACTGACAAGTGAGCCGGGATTCGGCTGCCGATTTGATGTTCGGCTGCCCCTCAGCGACGAGCCGATGCGGCCTCTACCCTCGTTCGACAATCCCCTCAGCACTCAGATATCGGATCGCACAGATTCCTCAAACCAGGCAGGCTCCACAGGTCCGCATGTCCTGATTGTAGACGACAACGAGCACATCCTGGACTACCTGACCACGGTTCTCAGTCCGACCTGCCGACCGATAAAGGCACGGGACGGTGCAGAGGCGTGGAAGGCTCTCGACGAGCACGAGTTCGACCTGGTGATCACCGACGTCATGATGCCTGAGATTGACGGAATCGAACTGTGCAGGCGGGTGCGAAACTCAGGTCGCCTGGCCGGCCTGCCCGTTGTGCTGCTTACCGCACTCGACGATGAAGAGTCTCGCCTGGCAGGACTGGCGGCGGGAGCAGACGACTTCCTTACAAAGCCCTTCAGCTCCAGAGAGTTACTCTATCGGGTCGAAAACCTCATCCATATCCGCAACCGCATCGCCCAGAAAACGGCGGTACGACTTGGAACCAGCGAACTCCAGCTTGAGGACCGACATGCGGCGTTCGTGGAGCAATTGACCTCAATCGCCGAAGAGCACCTTGGAAACGCGGCCTTTGGGGTAGAGTGGCTGGCCGATGAAATGAGTCTCAGCCCCCGCCAACTTCAGCGTCGGGTCAAGGGCGCACTGGGACTTACCACCTCGGCGTTCCTGCGCATGCTGAGACTCCAGACAGCCGCCACATTGCTGGAACGGCAAAGCAGCGTGGCCTCAGCCGCAAGCCGGGTCGGCTTCCGGGACGCGGATCATTTCGCAAAGCTGTTCCGCCAGATGTACGGAGTTCCTCCATCGGCGTATGCGAACGCCACGGCGTGCCCGGACGCCACCATTGTGTTCGTAGACGTGCGTGGATTCACGACATTTGCGGAGGAGAGGACACCCGATGAGGTCGCCGACTTCCTGCAGGGGCTGTTTGAACTGCTGACACCGCCAGTGCGTGAGCAGGGGGGCATCGTGCACCAACTGCTTGGTGATGGTTTGATGGCCGTCTTCGGAGCGCCCGAGACACTCCCAAACTCCGGGATCAGCGCGATTCATGCCGTCGATCAGATGTTTGCTGCCGTTCGACGCGGTGTCCTGGAAGGGCACCTTCCCGAGACAAGACTCGGCGCAGGAGTGCACGGGGGACCTGTTCGGGCGGGCCTGCTTGGTCCCCACGGCAGGCAGACGTTCGCCTTTACGGGGGACGCCGTGAATGTGGCGGCCCGGATCGAAGGATTGAATCGGCAACTCGGCACCGATGTGCTACTCAGCGAAACCGTGGCAAGTCGGTTGCCTGCCAACCTTAGTGCGCGACTGACGGATCGCGGCGTATTTCCCATTCGTGGCCGACGCACAACGCATCGCCTGTTCAGCCTCGATTCGGCCGGCTCCAACCCATGA
- a CDS encoding DUF1611 domain-containing protein, with the protein MKPLDGTAVVYCDGAFNTPNGKTAHGLVRFTRRYHVAAVIDSRHAGQDAGTVLDRRPSGIPLVASLEAGLQTARAAGTPASHLVIGIAPDGGRIDEGMRWAIREALSRGLHVDSGLHDFVSDDAELAGLAAQHGARIRDIRKPPPRSELHFFSGKIEHVDSCVIAVLGTDSAVGKRTTAWKLVQELEARGHGVQMIGTGQTAWMQGAKHSFVLDSLINDFVAGEIEHAVWSAWSESRPEFIVLEGQGSLMNPAYPGGFELLAAGRPQAVIMQHAPTRTEYDGFPGYKMHPLTQQIDVLQRLSGKPVIAVTVNHEGIAPEDIQAACEAVSEECGLPAFDVLEHGAAGLADVVLAARNG; encoded by the coding sequence ATGAAGCCTCTGGACGGAACGGCCGTCGTGTACTGCGACGGCGCTTTCAACACGCCGAACGGCAAAACGGCGCACGGGCTGGTGCGGTTTACCCGGCGGTATCACGTGGCGGCTGTGATCGACTCCCGGCATGCGGGTCAGGACGCCGGAACGGTGCTGGACCGGCGGCCAAGCGGCATCCCGCTGGTGGCCTCCCTGGAGGCGGGTCTGCAGACCGCAAGGGCAGCGGGCACTCCGGCCAGTCACCTGGTGATCGGCATCGCGCCGGACGGCGGCCGTATCGATGAAGGGATGCGCTGGGCCATCCGTGAGGCGCTCAGCCGCGGCCTGCACGTGGACTCCGGGCTGCATGACTTCGTCAGCGACGACGCCGAGCTGGCCGGCCTGGCTGCGCAGCATGGCGCACGGATCAGGGATATTCGCAAGCCGCCGCCGCGCTCCGAGCTGCACTTCTTCTCCGGCAAGATCGAGCACGTGGACTCCTGTGTCATTGCAGTGCTCGGAACCGATTCGGCGGTTGGGAAACGCACCACAGCATGGAAACTGGTGCAGGAGCTGGAGGCGCGCGGCCATGGCGTGCAGATGATCGGCACCGGTCAGACGGCCTGGATGCAGGGGGCCAAGCACTCGTTCGTGCTCGATTCGCTCATCAACGACTTCGTGGCGGGGGAAATCGAGCATGCCGTGTGGTCTGCGTGGAGCGAATCCCGACCGGAGTTCATTGTCCTTGAGGGCCAGGGCAGTCTGATGAATCCCGCCTATCCCGGCGGCTTCGAGTTGCTGGCGGCCGGGCGGCCCCAGGCCGTGATCATGCAGCACGCGCCCACGCGGACCGAGTATGACGGCTTCCCGGGGTACAAGATGCACCCGCTCACCCAGCAGATCGACGTGCTGCAGCGCCTCTCCGGCAAACCGGTGATTGCAGTCACCGTGAACCATGAGGGCATTGCCCCGGAGGACATCCAGGCAGCGTGTGAGGCCGTCTCAGAAGAATGCGGGCTTCCGGCGTTCGATGTGCTGGAGCATGGTGCAGCGGGTCTTGCAGACGTGGTCCTGGCGGCGCGCAATGGCTGA
- a CDS encoding pyridoxal-phosphate dependent enzyme: MHPEPVIDPLLDGAHGDTAWTESHEQIAPELSLLARLEAFEDAAESEVGDTNMVRARHLERECGLRQLFLKFEGSNPSGTQKDRIAFAQAEDALRRGFDAVTVATCGNYGVATSMACRLAGLNCEVFIPSAYATKRVQEMEQLGARIHRVNGDYERTVEVSRAFAADKEIYDANAGGDNTALQLKAYGQIAYEIYDELRDAPAVVAVSVSNGTTLAGVHRGFVSLYRRGKTSRIPRMVAGSSFRKNPIVLAWKRGLETCEDLEPGSIRETETNEPLVNWHSLDGDHALHAVRDTDGWCEHASDRVMKQLARTLLERESLGALPAATAGLHALLTRQAAEPLAGDRYVAVLTGKR, translated from the coding sequence ATGCACCCTGAACCAGTCATAGATCCCCTTCTGGACGGCGCCCACGGCGACACGGCCTGGACCGAATCGCACGAACAGATTGCGCCCGAATTGAGTCTGCTCGCGCGTCTCGAGGCTTTTGAGGATGCGGCCGAGTCGGAGGTTGGCGATACCAACATGGTGCGCGCCCGCCACCTGGAACGCGAATGCGGCTTGCGGCAGCTGTTTCTGAAGTTTGAAGGCAGCAACCCGAGCGGAACGCAAAAGGATCGCATTGCCTTCGCGCAGGCTGAGGATGCACTTCGTCGCGGCTTCGACGCGGTGACGGTGGCCACGTGTGGCAACTACGGGGTTGCTACCTCCATGGCGTGCAGGCTGGCCGGTTTGAACTGCGAGGTGTTCATTCCTTCCGCGTACGCCACCAAGCGCGTGCAGGAGATGGAGCAGCTGGGCGCGCGCATACACCGCGTGAATGGCGACTATGAGCGCACGGTGGAAGTGTCCCGAGCTTTTGCAGCGGACAAGGAGATCTACGACGCCAACGCGGGCGGGGACAACACCGCCCTGCAGCTCAAGGCATACGGTCAGATTGCCTACGAGATTTACGATGAGCTCCGAGACGCGCCGGCCGTAGTGGCCGTATCCGTGTCGAACGGCACCACGTTGGCGGGAGTGCACCGGGGGTTCGTGAGTCTGTACCGGCGAGGCAAGACGTCTCGCATCCCGCGCATGGTGGCGGGGTCCAGCTTTCGGAAAAACCCCATCGTTCTTGCCTGGAAGCGTGGACTGGAGACCTGCGAGGACCTGGAGCCCGGCAGCATCCGCGAAACAGAGACCAACGAGCCGCTTGTCAACTGGCATTCCCTGGATGGAGACCACGCTCTACACGCCGTTCGCGATACGGACGGTTGGTGCGAACACGCGTCGGACCGCGTGATGAAGCAGCTGGCTCGCACCCTGCTGGAACGCGAATCTCTCGGAGCCCTGCCTGCTGCAACTGCGGGCTTGCACGCGCTACTTACCCGACAGGCGGCCGAGCCGCTGGCGGGTGACCGTTACGTAGCTGTACTAACCGGAAAACGATGA
- a CDS encoding helix-turn-helix transcriptional regulator — protein MYNTSDIEVNMFSKELSAATARPLVLSILAEGESYGYEIIQRVKDLSDGEVEWAEGALYPVLHRLEKSGLIESYWAVADNGRRRKYYRIKPIGQRQLKAERRQWTLANTMLDTLWTPRLTYG, from the coding sequence ATGTATAATACCTCGGACATCGAGGTAAACATGTTTTCCAAAGAACTCAGCGCGGCGACGGCCCGGCCCCTGGTGCTTTCCATCCTCGCGGAAGGGGAGTCCTATGGCTACGAAATCATCCAGCGCGTCAAGGATTTGTCTGATGGGGAAGTGGAGTGGGCCGAGGGCGCGCTCTACCCGGTGCTGCACCGGCTGGAGAAGTCGGGCCTGATCGAATCCTACTGGGCTGTGGCCGACAACGGCCGCCGCCGCAAGTACTATCGCATCAAGCCCATCGGCCAGCGGCAGCTCAAGGCCGAGCGCAGGCAGTGGACACTGGCCAATACCATGCTGGATACCCTCTGGACGCCGAGGCTGACGTATGGCTGA
- a CDS encoding M28 family peptidase: protein MRRLLPLVLLFTAACQNVTESPEIPETVLAALDSASVRPHIEILSDDAMEGRGTGQPGEARAVAYIAEQMEAAGLEPAGDDGTWFQEVPLLGSTPEPQGPLAFVHESGNEILLDFVDDFIVSTDLEDTRVAVNAPLVFVGYGIEAPGYDWSSYKDVNVTDKIIVSFVNDPPANETEPNLFQADTLTYYGRWTYKYEEARRKGARGAILIHTTPTASYPFQVLSATAAGEQIQLATPPENPLALKSWITEESARALAEMSGSTLEAWFEAAGGRDFQPMELPVSAAVQVDYAVRRFSGQNVVGKITGAVRPDESVVFSAHHDHLGIGKPDASGDTIYNGAVDNASGVGMLLSLGKAMSASPEPPERSLVFLSVSAEESGLLGAEFYARNPHLPLALAAGNINVDSGNVYGRTHDIVGIGAEKSEMMGLFREAAEAEGLRVEPDPNPNAGSFFRSDQLAFARGGVPAVFVVTGKDYQGRPEGWGLENRADYTANRYHQPSDEFDPSWPMGGVVQQMRVAARVAYRLGWSDLELQWNEGEAFGEAR from the coding sequence ATGCGCCGACTGCTTCCCCTTGTGCTGCTCTTCACCGCCGCGTGCCAGAACGTAACGGAGTCGCCGGAAATCCCCGAGACCGTGCTCGCGGCGCTGGACAGTGCCTCCGTGCGCCCGCACATAGAAATCCTTAGTGACGATGCGATGGAGGGTCGGGGTACAGGCCAGCCCGGCGAGGCACGCGCGGTGGCCTACATCGCGGAGCAGATGGAGGCAGCAGGTCTGGAGCCCGCGGGCGACGACGGGACGTGGTTCCAGGAGGTACCGCTCCTGGGCTCGACACCCGAGCCCCAGGGGCCGCTCGCCTTCGTGCACGAGTCGGGGAATGAGATACTGCTAGACTTTGTCGACGACTTCATCGTCTCAACTGACCTGGAGGACACGCGTGTTGCCGTCAATGCTCCCCTGGTCTTCGTGGGATACGGCATTGAAGCACCCGGATACGACTGGAGCAGCTACAAGGATGTCAACGTGACCGACAAGATCATTGTCAGCTTCGTGAACGATCCTCCGGCCAACGAGACTGAGCCAAATCTCTTCCAGGCGGACACCCTGACCTACTACGGTCGGTGGACGTACAAGTACGAGGAGGCGCGGCGAAAGGGAGCACGCGGGGCCATCCTGATCCACACCACACCGACTGCCAGCTACCCGTTCCAGGTGCTTTCCGCAACCGCAGCCGGCGAGCAAATCCAGTTGGCAACCCCGCCTGAAAACCCGCTCGCGCTCAAGTCCTGGATCACCGAAGAGTCCGCCCGGGCGCTGGCCGAGATGTCCGGCAGCACGCTGGAGGCCTGGTTTGAGGCCGCCGGAGGGCGGGATTTTCAGCCGATGGAGTTGCCGGTGTCCGCGGCCGTCCAGGTGGACTACGCCGTACGACGATTCTCAGGGCAGAACGTTGTCGGCAAGATCACCGGTGCCGTGCGTCCCGATGAGAGCGTCGTGTTTTCGGCCCACCATGACCATCTGGGCATTGGAAAACCCGACGCGTCGGGAGATACGATCTACAACGGGGCCGTCGACAACGCATCCGGCGTCGGCATGCTGCTTTCGCTCGGCAAGGCCATGAGCGCATCGCCCGAACCGCCGGAGCGCTCGCTCGTCTTCCTGAGCGTGTCCGCGGAAGAATCCGGCCTGCTGGGCGCGGAGTTTTACGCCCGCAACCCGCACCTGCCCCTGGCACTGGCGGCGGGCAACATCAACGTGGACTCCGGCAACGTCTATGGACGTACCCACGACATCGTCGGCATCGGCGCCGAGAAGAGCGAGATGATGGGCCTCTTCCGCGAGGCCGCGGAGGCCGAGGGGCTGCGTGTGGAGCCTGACCCCAACCCGAACGCGGGCTCGTTCTTCCGCAGCGACCAGCTGGCGTTCGCTCGCGGGGGCGTGCCGGCAGTTTTTGTGGTCACCGGGAAGGACTATCAGGGCCGCCCGGAGGGCTGGGGCCTGGAGAATCGCGCTGACTACACGGCGAACCGGTACCACCAGCCCAGCGACGAATTCGATCCCTCATGGCCGATGGGCGGTGTGGTGCAGCAGATGCGGGTTGCGGCGCGTGTGGCGTACCGGCTGGGATGGAGCGATCTGGAGTTGCAGTGGAATGAAGGGGAGGCGTTCGGGGAGGCGCGTTAG
- a CDS encoding creatininase family protein codes for MADVSALLVIDHLEVLAPRIKPDGIRCTYRVTRGAEVAETELGFSYGEPVFDGADSENLASLILAQVALNYGLFCKRITFHGRFDRVDVRFLTEAMENTSREIWVNKILVDNPFLTGDAAAIEPARLERYTQAAIDFPNVRDQAPWPGAEPDPRKVCVLSSGGKESLLSYGLLTEMGYEVHPLFGNESGRHWFTAVNAFRHFETDVPHTARVWISADRVFGFMLRQLPFIRKDFADVRADIYPVRLWTVAVFLFAMMPLVRKRGLGRIVIGCENDTTRRVRTHGIPHYDGLYDQSRFFDQALSRYFHRKQLPIAQFSLLRALSELTVQDTLAARYPALQAHQVSCHASHKDGERMRPCGKCEKCRRVVGILVAGGHDPKRCGYTEDQIERCLGALKVQGVHQRGPDAAHLLWKLAAKGAVEAGLGKEHPEVEQLRFDTERCPPDTLPEDIRAPFLRIMQQHTGGAVARSGRRWVPIDPLSPERLALPYPFGKRLPPAMSKTSYLWAEMSWPEAKERLSQVDVALLPVGAIEQHGPHLPLDVDTFDAEYLCRAVAARCDEPRPLVLPTIPYGVSYHHDEFPGTLSVSNETLARVVYDIGMAAARNGITKLLIVNGHGGNAPTLNHAAQMINRDSRIFVAVDTGESSDEEIYRDVVTPNDVHAGEVETSTTLAVRPELVDMSKAAPDIPRFSSKYLDFTGNEGVPWYAFTHRISESGVMGDPTKSSVKQGEAIWEIMIRHLHTFVEELRGMTLDEIFQRRY; via the coding sequence ATGGCTGACGTTTCCGCGCTCCTCGTCATTGACCACCTGGAAGTTCTGGCGCCACGAATCAAGCCGGATGGCATCCGTTGCACCTACCGCGTAACGCGGGGCGCAGAGGTCGCCGAAACCGAACTCGGATTCTCGTACGGCGAGCCGGTATTCGACGGCGCGGACTCGGAGAACCTGGCCAGCTTGATTCTGGCGCAGGTGGCTCTCAACTACGGCCTCTTCTGCAAACGCATCACCTTCCACGGCCGGTTTGATCGGGTCGATGTGCGCTTCCTTACGGAGGCGATGGAAAACACCAGCAGAGAGATCTGGGTCAACAAGATCCTCGTCGACAACCCGTTCCTCACGGGCGATGCGGCCGCGATTGAGCCGGCGCGTCTGGAGCGCTACACGCAGGCAGCCATCGATTTTCCGAACGTGCGCGACCAAGCGCCGTGGCCGGGAGCCGAACCGGACCCCCGCAAAGTCTGCGTACTCTCCAGCGGCGGCAAGGAGAGCCTGCTCTCCTACGGCCTTCTGACCGAGATGGGCTACGAGGTCCACCCCCTCTTCGGCAATGAGTCCGGCCGGCACTGGTTCACGGCGGTCAATGCGTTCAGGCATTTCGAGACGGACGTCCCGCACACCGCGCGCGTCTGGATTTCGGCGGATCGCGTCTTCGGGTTCATGCTGCGGCAGTTGCCGTTCATCCGAAAGGATTTTGCGGACGTGCGGGCCGACATCTACCCGGTCCGCCTGTGGACTGTGGCGGTTTTCCTGTTCGCCATGATGCCGCTCGTGCGCAAGCGCGGTCTGGGCCGCATCGTGATCGGATGCGAAAACGACACGACGCGCCGGGTGCGCACGCACGGGATTCCGCACTACGACGGCCTGTATGACCAGAGTCGCTTCTTTGACCAGGCCCTCAGCCGCTACTTCCATCGCAAGCAGCTGCCCATCGCCCAGTTCTCGCTGCTACGAGCCCTGTCCGAACTGACGGTCCAGGACACGCTGGCGGCCCGTTACCCCGCCCTGCAGGCGCACCAGGTATCGTGCCATGCCAGCCATAAGGACGGCGAGCGCATGCGACCCTGCGGGAAGTGCGAGAAGTGTCGCAGGGTGGTCGGGATCCTTGTGGCTGGCGGCCACGATCCGAAGCGATGCGGGTACACGGAGGATCAGATTGAGCGGTGCCTGGGAGCTCTGAAGGTCCAGGGCGTGCACCAGCGGGGTCCGGATGCCGCTCACCTGCTGTGGAAGCTGGCGGCGAAGGGTGCGGTTGAGGCAGGCCTTGGCAAGGAGCACCCCGAGGTGGAGCAGTTGCGTTTCGACACCGAACGATGCCCACCGGATACGCTTCCGGAAGACATCCGTGCACCGTTCCTGCGCATCATGCAGCAGCACACCGGAGGGGCCGTCGCGCGCTCCGGTCGCCGATGGGTGCCCATCGATCCGCTGTCTCCCGAGCGCCTGGCTCTTCCCTATCCCTTTGGCAAACGTTTGCCGCCTGCCATGTCCAAGACTTCCTATTTGTGGGCCGAGATGTCCTGGCCCGAAGCCAAAGAGCGCCTGTCCCAGGTGGACGTGGCGCTGCTCCCGGTCGGAGCCATTGAGCAGCACGGCCCGCACCTGCCGCTGGATGTGGACACGTTCGACGCCGAGTACCTCTGCCGGGCGGTCGCCGCGCGCTGCGACGAGCCGCGGCCCCTGGTGCTGCCGACCATTCCCTACGGCGTCTCCTACCACCATGACGAGTTTCCGGGAACGCTTTCGGTATCGAATGAGACGCTCGCGCGGGTCGTTTACGATATCGGCATGGCAGCGGCCCGGAACGGCATCACGAAGCTTCTGATTGTCAATGGTCATGGCGGCAATGCGCCGACACTGAACCACGCCGCGCAAATGATCAACCGGGACTCTCGCATCTTCGTGGCGGTTGACACCGGTGAATCGAGCGACGAGGAGATCTACCGCGACGTGGTGACGCCCAACGACGTGCATGCCGGCGAGGTGGAGACCAGCACCACGCTGGCCGTGCGGCCCGAACTCGTGGATATGAGCAAAGCCGCGCCGGACATCCCGCGTTTCTCCAGCAAGTACCTGGACTTCACCGGCAACGAGGGCGTACCATGGTACGCCTTCACGCATCGCATCTCGGAAAGCGGCGTCATGGGTGATCCGACCAAGTCGTCCGTAAAGCAGGGCGAGGCCATCTGGGAAATCATGATTCGGCACCTCCACACGTTTGTCGAGGAGCTGCGCGGCATGACCCTGGACGAAATCTTTCAGCGGCGGTACTAG